Proteins encoded together in one Solanum lycopersicum chromosome 7, SLM_r2.1 window:
- the LOC101267131 gene encoding calmodulin-like protein 3, with translation MLTISLLFLAFLFILGLITTLFNFPTKKFQSWIFSLSVKPQTLTPTTPFVSKDSIFVEKKSSKVELSGVFATFDKNNDGYITKQELKQSLKNIGIFMEDGDILEMVEKVDFNKDGLIDIDEFYELCHSFLGIEKVVSEEEEGGVEEGDLKDAFDVFDYDKDGLISEEELSKVLSSLGLNQGKRLDDCKEMIRNVDVDGDGMVNFDEFKKMMRNGGRLIPIP, from the coding sequence ATGTTAACAATTAGCCTTCTTTTCTTAGCATTTCTCTTCATTCTTGGTTTAATTACAACCCTTTTCAATTTTCCCACAAAAAAGTTTCAATCTTGGATCTTTTCCCTCTCTGTTAAACCTCAAACCCTAACCCCAACAACCCCTTTTGTCagtaaagattcaatctttgtTGAAAAGAAGAGCTCAAAAGTTGAGTTGAGTGGTGTTTTTGCAACATTTGACAAGAACAATGATGGGTATATAACAAAACAAGAATTGAAACAATCACTTAAGAATATTGGGATTTTTATGGAAGATGGAGATATTCTTGAAATGGTTGAAAAAGTTGATTTTAATAAAGATGGGTTGATTGATATTGATGAGTTTTATGAACTTTGTCATAGTTTCTTGGGGATTGAGAAAGTTGttagtgaagaagaagaagggggTGTGGAAGAAGGGGATTTGAAAGATGCTTTTGATGTGTTTGATTATGATAAAGATGGATTGATATCTGAGGAAGAATTGAGTAAAGTGCTTTCATCTTTGGGGTTAAATCAAGGTAAGAGATTAGATGATTGTAAAGAAATGATTAggaatgttgatgttgatggtGATGGAATGGTGAATTTTGATGAATTCAAGAAGATGATGAGAAATGGTGGAAGGCTTATTCCAATTCCTTAG
- the LOC101267420 gene encoding uncharacterized protein — protein sequence MSAVVCGKRSNFFEDLQSSPSPPPVSKRIRCSPSSFSPSRSFTTPSAIDHLTSVFPDMDKQLLERALDECGDLDSAIKRLNELCLGSAENLGPLPGRSDATQDIGIPISTQGNGGPTPCSSAAKELHMMERTEWVELFVREMTSASNIDDAKARASLALEAFEKSICARATEAATRNFQQEHVMLKQQVGDLLQENNILKRAFAVQHERQKEFEDRGNEVNQLKQMVAQYQEQLRTLEVNNYALTMHLKQAQQGNSIPGRFHPDVF from the exons ATGTCTGCTGTGGTGTGCGGTAAGAGATCcaatttttttgaagatttgCAGTCATCGCCGTCTCCGCCGCCGGTTTCGAAGAGGATCCGTTGTTCTCCGTCTTCGTTTTCTCCGTCGCGATCCTTTACGACTCCGTCGGCGATCGATCATCTCACATCGGTGTTTCCTGATATGGACAAACAg TTGCTGGAGAGAGCTCTGGATGAATGCGGTGATTTGGATTCTGCCATCAAAAGATTAAATGAGCTTTGCTTGGGGTCTGCTGAGAATTTGGGGCCCCTCCCAGGAAGATCTGATGCTACCCAGGACATTGGCATTCCGATCTCAACTCAAG GTAATGGTGGGCCCACACCATGCTCATCTGCAGCAAAAGAACTGCACATGATGGAGCGTACTGAATGGGTGGAGCTGTTTGTTAGAGAGATGACGAGTGCCTCAAATATAGATGATGCTAAAGCCCGTGCTTCACTAGCTCTTGAGGCCTTTGAGAAATCCATTTGTGCCCGTGCGACAGAGGCAGCAACTCGAAATTTCCAGCAG GAACACGTAATGCTCAAGCAGCAGGTAGGAGATCTTCTTCAGGAGAACAATATTTTGAAGCGAGCATTTGCTGTTCAACACGAGCGTCAGAAGGAGTTTGAAGATAGAGGGAATGAGGTGAATCAGCTGAAGCAGATGGTGGCTCAGTATCAGGAGCAGCTGAGAACGCTTGAG GTCAATAACTATGCGCTGACGATGCATCTCAAGCAGGCACAACAAGGCAACTCTATCCCCGGGCGTTTCCATCCCGACGTCTTTTAA
- the LOC101267717 gene encoding uncharacterized protein, translating to MALKQLLFLHNPYIPSPASYSCRRKNASAATSSTVLQLPMLLSKNIDKFKPLDFPKNSTRKLNRSVTTIRSQLNFPIISPQDQWGTWTVLFATGAFGIWSEKTKIGAALSGSLVSVLVGLAASNLGIIASEAPAYKIVTGFLLPLAVPLLLFRADMRRVLKSTGTLLMAFLLGSVATTIGTVVAFFIVPMRSLGQDGWKIAAALMGRHIGGAVNYVAISEALQTSPSVVASGLAADNLICAVYFTTLFALASKIPAEAAQSVSDDKVESESGNKLPVLQTATALAVSFAICKAGELLTKHFGIQGGLLPIITAIVVILATSFPSQFAYLAPSGEAMALILMQVFFTFIGASGGSISNVLNTAPSIFLFALIQIAVHLAVILGVGKLLRLELKELLIASNANVGGPTTACGMATAKGWISLVVPGILAGIFGIAIATFLGIAFGQTVLKFM from the exons ATGGCGTTGAAACAACTTTTATTTCTACACAATCCATACATTCCATCGCCGGCGTCGTATTCCTGTCGCCGGAAAAATGCCTCGGCAGCTACTTCTTCGACTGTACTTCAACTCCCGATGTTATTGTCGAAGAACATTGACAAATTCAAACCACTGGATTTCCCTAAGAACTCCACCAGGAAGTTGAATCGTTCTGTTACTACTATCAGATCCCAATTGAATTTTCCCATCATTTCTCCGCAAGATCAATGGGGAACTTGGACTGTTCTTTTCGCTACCGGCGCTTTTGGCATTTG GTCGGAGAAGACCAAGATCGGGGCTGCACTAAGTGGTTCACTAGTAAGTGTACTGGTTGGTCTAGCAGCAAGTAACTTGGGCATTATAGCTAGTGAAGCTCCAGCATATAAAATCGTGACAGGATTCTTGCTTCCACTTGCTGTTCCCTTGCTGTTGTTTAGAGCTGATATGCGTCGAGTATTAAAGTCCACTGGAACACTGCTCATGGCCTTTTTGCTTGGATCAG TTGCAACTACTATTGGTACTGTGGTGGCTTTTTTCATAGTTCCGATGCGATCACTTGGTCAAGATGGCTGGAAGATAGCTGCCGCTCTTATGGGAAGACACATAGGTGGAG CTGTCAACTACGTGGCTATTTCCGAAGCTCTGCAGACATCACCATCAGTTGTTGCTTCTGGATTGGCTGCTGATAATCTTATTTGTGCAGTATACTTCACTACATTGTTTGCATTGGCTTCTAAAATACCTGCTGAGGCTGCTCAATCAGTCAGTG ATGACAAGGTTGAGTCAGAATCTGGTAACAAGCTACCTGTACTGCAGACTGCTACTGCTCTTGCTGTGTCCTTTGCTATATGCAAAGCTGGAGAACTTTTGACTAAGCATTTTGGTATTCAAGGAGGTCTTCTTCCCATTATTACAGCTATTGTTGTCATTCTAGCAACTTCATTTCCCAGTCAATTTGCCTACCTTGCGCCGTCTGGTGAAGCTATGGCACTGATACTGATGCAG GTATTTTTTACATTCATTGGTGCTAGTGGTGGTAGCATATCAAACGTTCTCAATACCGCGCCCAGTATATTTCTGTTTGCATTAATCCAGATTGCAGTCCATCTGGCCGTGATACTTGGAGTAGGGAAACTGCTCCGACTTGAACTGAAAGAATTGCTTATAGCATCAAATGCAAACGTAGGAGGCCCAACAACAGCTTGTGGAATGGCCACCGCCAAAGGGTGGATTTCCTTGGTTGTTCCAGGTATTCTTGCTGGTATTTTTGGCATCGCGATTGCAACTTTTCTAGGTATTGCTTTTGGACAGACTGTTCTTAAATTCATGTAA